The Lujinxingia litoralis genome has a window encoding:
- a CDS encoding ATP phosphoribosyltransferase regulatory subunit, producing MLDIQFATPALDRSVSLRRQLTAQAMQVFGGWGYREIQIPLLERFDALQGALDEDQVARSFRFVDRGGNLMVLRPDVTPAVAKTFAFQLRGLPLPLRVSYANKVVRIERSLSGAQVESYQLGAELIGRGGVVADVEVLLVVLEVLERLGLKRFHINLADHQLAHHLLKATGAPRRIREDVEEAILARDPDEVRTILEGLGTRKPYIDSIAVLAGLEGGLQQLDWIEKTLPNEIELIRRVHYLRDVERTLAELGYGKKVRIDLGEIDGPGYYTGIGFSVVSEGASRRLARGGRYDTLIGRFGAETPAVGFSFSLETLVELLHPKVAQGARQRRSHEVVAVRESDPVLGFEEVLERRRNNLPTRVIARSEDR from the coding sequence GTGCTGGATATACAGTTTGCGACCCCGGCGCTGGACCGCTCTGTGAGTCTGCGACGGCAGCTGACCGCGCAGGCGATGCAGGTTTTTGGGGGATGGGGCTACCGGGAGATTCAGATCCCTTTGCTGGAGCGCTTTGACGCGCTTCAGGGGGCGCTCGATGAGGATCAGGTGGCGCGCAGCTTTCGCTTTGTGGACCGCGGCGGCAACCTGATGGTGTTGCGGCCCGATGTGACCCCGGCGGTGGCCAAGACCTTTGCGTTTCAGCTCCGGGGGCTGCCGCTGCCGCTGCGGGTGAGCTACGCCAATAAGGTGGTGCGCATTGAGCGCAGCTTAAGTGGCGCGCAGGTCGAGAGTTACCAACTCGGCGCCGAGCTTATCGGGCGCGGCGGGGTGGTGGCCGATGTGGAGGTGCTCCTGGTGGTGCTCGAGGTGCTGGAGCGTCTGGGGTTGAAGCGCTTCCATATCAACCTGGCCGACCATCAGCTGGCGCATCACCTGCTCAAGGCGACCGGGGCGCCCCGGCGGATCCGCGAGGATGTGGAGGAGGCGATTCTGGCGCGCGACCCCGACGAGGTGCGCACGATTCTGGAGGGGCTGGGCACGCGCAAACCCTACATCGACTCGATCGCGGTGTTGGCCGGCCTGGAAGGCGGGTTGCAACAGCTGGACTGGATCGAGAAGACCCTGCCCAACGAGATCGAGCTGATTCGCCGGGTGCACTACCTGCGCGATGTGGAGCGTACCCTGGCGGAGTTGGGGTACGGCAAGAAGGTGCGCATCGACCTCGGTGAAATCGACGGCCCGGGCTACTATACGGGCATCGGCTTTAGCGTGGTGAGCGAGGGGGCCAGCCGGCGGCTGGCCCGGGGCGGGCGCTACGATACGTTGATCGGGCGTTTCGGGGCGGAGACCCCGGCGGTGGGGTTCTCGTTTTCGCTGGAGACGCTGGTGGAGCTGCTGCACCCCAAGGTCGCCCAGGGCGCGCGTCAGCGGCGCTCCCATGAGGTGGTCGCCGTCCGGGAGAGCGACCCGGTGCTGGGGTTTGAAGAGGTGCTGGAGCGGCGTCGCAATAATCTGCCCACGCGGGTGATCGCCCGCTCGGAGGATCGATGA